One Ranitomeya imitator isolate aRanImi1 chromosome 1, aRanImi1.pri, whole genome shotgun sequence DNA window includes the following coding sequences:
- the LOC138658486 gene encoding gastrula zinc finger protein XlCGF67.1-like, with the protein MWKILNINTFLLYMREFTLERSRIHVQNVGNALHKKTNFVLHKKIHTGEKNYSCPECGKRFTSKEYLLIHLRIRTREKPYACSECGKCFERKSHLVTHHRIHTGEKPFSCLLCGKSFTKKLGLVRHEKSQTT; encoded by the coding sequence atgtggaaaatcttaaatataaatacatttttactatacatgagagaattcacactggagagaagccgtattcatgttcagaatgtgggaaatgctttacacaaaaaaacaaattttgttttacataagaaaattcacacaggagaaaagaattattcatgtccagaatgtgggaagagGTTCACAAGTAAAGAATATCTTCTTATACATCTAAGAATTCGTACAAGAGAGAAGCCGTatgcatgttcagaatgtgggaaatgttttgaaaggaaatcacatcttgttacacatcatAGAATTCACaccggggagaaaccattttcatgtctaCTCTGTGGGAAAAGCTTTACGAAAAAATTAGGTCTTGTGAGACACGAGAAAAGCCAAACAACTTAA